Below is a genomic region from Methanolobus sediminis.
AATTCTGTATACCCCAGCATCCAGATACGAGTGAGTTGGCTGGTCAGCACTGACTGATGAAACACTAAGTTCCATGGCATCAACACTACTGTCACCCCAATCTATGGATACTGTATGTGTATCTAAAGTTCCCACGTCAATAAAATCTGAACTAATTGTTATAGGTTCGTTTACTGCTATAGGATCAATTGGTGAAGACAATGAGATAATTTCAGGTGCAATGTTGTTCACAGTTACTACAGAAGATTCAGTACCAACACCACCATCGTCATCTGTGACAGTTACTGTAACAGTATAATCATCAGATGATGTACCACTTGGATCATCATCTAAATATTGATGGTTTTTGCTGAATACAGTAGTTCCTGCTGGATAACTAACAATTTCATGTTCTCCATCTCCCCACTCGATTGTAACATCAAATGTGTCGTTTATTCCAGGATCACTGATCACACCATTTATTGTTGCTGTTCCATTTTCATCGATTACATCTCCTGATATTGTTCCAGTTGGTGCTACATTCTGAACCGTGATATCAATAGTGTCGCTATCTGTTAGTTCGCCATCACTAACTTCCAGTGTAATCATGCCTATCCAATCATCATACCATGTGTTGGTAATTGTCGTAGTATTTGACCAACCAGTATCCCATGTTCCATCGCTATTAAAGTCCCATCTATATTCAAGTTCATCATCATCAACATCAGATGATGCTGAAGCATCAAACGTTACAGGTGAACCTTCAACAGCAGAGGAAAAATCAATTTGCGAGATACTAGCTACCGGATTTTGATTTATAATGGCTTCCTCAGTGATTATCAATGTCACAGAGTCAGCCTCAGACCATACATCATAACATGACATTACATAATCCTGTGCACTGAAGTAAATAGTGTGAATCCCAACTGAAAGATCAGATGAGCTGAAATTAAGTGAATTACTCAAATGACCATCTATACTGGAAGTCCAATTATAAGCCACGACAGGGGTATCCGGGTCAATAGCAGTCCCATTGAAAAATACTGTTTCACCTTTGACAGCGGGGCTTGGAGATATTGATGTAATGTTGCACACTGGAGGGAAGCTAACACAGAAATAATCATGTCTCACTAAAAAATCCCTACTTACTTCTGCATATTCACAACCAGATTCAGACTTCACAGAAACGACAACTCTGTATAGAGCAATGTCTACTACATTTGTCATGTCAAATTCAATAAATATGCTGTCAACGTCCACGTATGAATCGCTTGTAGGCGTCACACTCTCTGGGATTTTGATTTTGACATCCTCAGGATCACCATTCACAAGCTCAGGGTCATCCCAGACAGGCATCACATACACAGAATATGTGTAATAGAAAGGCTTATTTATTTCTGATGTTGGTATGTCAGTTATTAAAAAACTTGTAACAAAAGGTTCTGTAATAGGCGCACGCACAGGTTCCAGTGCAGACAATTGTATAGATTCCGGCACAGGTACCGTGCCATCTTCATTCGTAAAATCAACATTTAATGCCGAAGCTGTCCCTACAGTAACAAGCAACATGACCACAAAGGCCAATACACAGGTAAAAATCATGTTTGTTTTCTTTCTCATCATATCACTTCAGTTTTAATTAAAGTGGTGATGATTGGTCTAGAAAAACGTGCACAAGAGCTACTAATTTTATTCATATTGATATCAGATGATCTAGTATTGTTCTGATAACAACATATAGTTCAACAGCAAGATGCCGTTTTCACTATACATACCACCACTATTTATTACCACCAAATGAAATATCTTAACTATAATGAAAAAAGTATATACGTTTTTTGAAATTGTTTTGTGCATTTTAATTATATATGCACACTCATAATTATATGGACTCCTCAGTACACCGCCCGTGAAGTGATCATGTAAGGGAAAGATTGGAGATGTATGAAGAAATTTTGGTTACGTTATAAAATAGGATAAAAGTAAAATTAGGGAGAATGTTGTATTCTCCACATTATCTAAAACTACTTTTCCTTATGGACAACTATAGAACCGCCATCAATTGCTGTTGATGAATCTGCATCATCAAAGTCACCATTCTGATTATCATAGATGACTTCATCGGTAGCTTTATCCCATATCTTCATCCTAAACTTATCACCGTCATCAGCATCAATAGCTGTAACCATGAAACCATAGTTACCTTCACCGTTGATAGTTCCAGTGCCCTTATATTGGGCTTTTTGTCCTGCAATGACTAGCCAGTCATAACTTGTTGACTTGAAGTTCAAATCTGCTAATTGGAACTGGAACTCAGTTGAACCAGTAGGAACAGTTGCTCCTGTCTTATATTTGGATACAAATCCAAAGCTTGCTTTACCAACTAAGTCTTCGTCACCCGTATTATCAGGAGTATATGCACCTGCTGGTGAATCAAACCATCCACCACCAGTTACGAAGCCACCTTCTGGATTATAAACAACTACATAATCTGAAATTACTTCGTCGCTTCCACTATCCTTATCTGTAATTGTCAATTTTATTGTGTAAACATCTGCATACTCATAATCATGTTTGCCAGTGACTGTGCCCGCACCACCAGCATCACTCTTAATGCCTTCTGATATGGAATTATCTCCCCAATCTATTACATAAGTGTGTGTATCCAGAATTCCATCATCGGTGAAAGTGGCAGATAATTCTACAGAATTACTAATATCTACAGGAGCCTCTGGTAAATATATTGAAGATATCTCTGGAGCAACATTGTTGACTGTAATTATTAAATTAGTAGTGTTACTTCCTCCATTTCCATCATCTACAGCTAGACTAACAAGATAGTCTCCATTATCTGGGTAGACATGACTTGGATTTACATCGTATGATTTAGCTGAACCATCTCCAAAGTCCCATTCATATGTAAGAATGTCACCGTCGGGGTCAGATGAACCTGATGCAATAAATTTTACAGGTGAACCTTCATATACATCATCTGTAAGAGAGATAACAGCTAAAGGAGGGTAATTAGATGGTGGATTACTTGATGGAGGAATGAAAAGAATTGCCAATCTATTGAATACTGCTGGTACATTATAGGAGTACTGTAATCCATCTGTTCCATCTGGAGATTCGATTCCTACAGTAGCAGAGGCTCCAAAATCTGCATACTCATTGTTAACTCCATATACTGTTCCAAATTCTACTTCTTTGTATTGGAATAAAATCTCATTTGATCCTTCATAAAGAATCGTCTCAAAAGTTATCCCCGAATCAGAACATTCGAACTTTTGATTATCATACCATTCAACAACAAATTTTCTGTTTGGAGCCGTTCCCAGAGTTTGGTAATAGATTGGACTGACTTCATTACAACTTATAAGGTTATCCCAAAATGATACAATAAATCCATCAATATCAGGTGTTTGTGTGATTGGTTCATTCTGATAGTAAAGAAGCCAATTAGATGGTGCATTGTCAACTAAGAATAACATGCCATTGTTTGAAAAACTAAATTGGCTATAATCATTTCCATAATAATTGAAGGAAAATCCAATGTCAACGGTTTTGCTGAAGACCGAGCAAGTATCTGGTATGCCTTCATTTCCAGTTTCTGAAATTTCAATCCATCCATATGTCGGTCCATTTTCGCTGTTGCTGTCTATAAAAGTGTAACCATAAGCATCTGGACCACCGGTGATTGCTGCTACATTATTGCATAACATTGCAAGAACGATGCAACTAATCAAAGTATTATAAATAATATATTTAAATCTGACACTCATTTTAATCCAACCTAATAAAAATTCCGATTATTTAATAAATATCCCTGGAGTTTATAATTATTTTTAATATGATTTCTGCAAATAAAAAATACAAAATAATATTGGCAGTTGAGCTGCACATTGTTTTAAATATTGGTTAGCTTGCTAGCAACATCTTCAAAATCGTATTTTGCCAAGAGAATTTGTATTGCGAAAAAACCTGAAAATTTGCTTATTTACACTTAAAAATCATTTAAATTTATGAAATAATAGTCCTTAAACAAAGTTATATTTGAGATTAGCGAACTAGCAGAAAAAAATATGATATCCAGTAAGTGTTTAAATCTTTTGGATCACACATACATCAGTTTACTAGAAATTAAATGAAATATAGGCTTAATGTATCGCTAAATAATGGAAGTTTTCTTTTATATTATGTTCTAGCCATAAAACTAAATGAAAATGTTTAAGTATTCTTCACATTTAGACACCATTTGAACTAAATGAAATTGGGTGGTACAGATATGCGAAAACACATAATTATTTTACTTTTTGTAGCAATATTGCTTGCATTTACAAGTATAGTGTCGGCAGCAGATATAACGGTTGGACAATGGGAGACTTATACTGTCTCAACGGATTTAACAATAAATCCTGGTGAGGTACTAGATATCCAATACAGTGGAGAGTTAGTTATTCTACCTGGCGTCACCCTTACCAATAATGGTCTTATTGATAACGATTTCCAGATCCACAACTACGGCACTATCGCCAATTTTGCCACTATTACCAACTTCGGCACTATTACCAACTCTGGAACAATCACCAACTACGGTACGATAGACACCTTCGGCACGATAGACACCTCTGGAACTATCTCCAACTTTGGCACTATCAATCGGTATCTAGGTAGCACCATTGATGATTTCATAAGTGTACTGTTGGGGCTGTTTACAGGTAACCCAATTAATTGGGCACCTATATCAGATGCAAATGGGCCATACACAGGAGTGGCTGGTACAGCAATCACTCTTGATGGAACTGGCTCAAGTGATTCTGATGGAACAATTGTAAGTTATGAATGGGACTTTGGCGATGGCAGTCCAAGTTTACCAGCACCAGCACCATATCTATCTCACGCGTATGCAAGCGCGGGAACATATACTGTAACTTTAACTGTGACAGACGATGACGGTGCTACTGTTGCAGATACAAGCACAGTAGAGATAGCAGCAGCAGATTATGATGGTTCTATTCCTGAATTCCCGACAATAGCACTCCCAATGGCTGCAATTATTGGATTGGCATTTATCTTCAGAAAGAGAGAATAAACTTAATTCTCTCATCTACTCTTTTTTCCTAAACACCCTAAGAACGGAATACAGATACAAGAAACGCCAATAAAAGGAAGTTTTGATATTATGAAATATAAATTGATTCTTGCAGATCCACCGTGGTCATATAAAGATAAATCAGGCAGGGATTATAAGCACGGTGCGGCTGAAAAATACGACACAATGAGCTTAGAGGATATCTGCAATATGCCTATTCAAGATATCGCAGATAAAGACTGTGCGCTTTTTATGTGGGCTACGACTCCATTATTACCGGAAGCTTTCAAGGTTCTGGAAGCATGGGGATTCAAGTATAAGACTACTATCTATTGGCGCAAGATCATGTCTTTAGGTATGGGTTATTGGTTCCGTGGTCAGGTTGAAGTATGCTTAGTTGCTATCAAAGGCAATGTGAAAGCATTCAGATCACAGAGGCCAAACTTCATTGAAACAAAAGCCAGGAAGCATTCACAAAAACCAGATCAGTTATATGGCTTGATAGAAGAGTTGGAGATATCCCCCAAAATAGAACTGTTTGCAAGAGAAAGGCGTGAAGGTTGGGATGCGTGGGGAAATGAATTACCGAAAACAACTCAAACGCTTTTGGAGGTTGCTACCTAAACACCCTAATAATGGAATACTATAATCAGAGGCACAGTTTCTTAATGAAGGAAGAAAAATGCACAGTAAATGATATTTGTCATTTGAAGCTTGTATAACCAGGAACCAGACCAACAGCAAGCATCATTGAAATATATAATAAGATGAGAGCTAGAAGTTTAACTGTGTTTTTAAGATAAATATGTAACAAATAGTTGCAATATCCAAATAACATATTAATCTTTTTTATTTGTTTTGTGTTTATATTAAATGGTAGTATTTATGTTCTGCCTAAACTGCAGAGTAAAGGATGTAATGTTAAAATCTAAATCCCCACGCGTCCACCTATCAAAACCGCAGCACTGAGCATCAGAATGTATATGAAACCCACTAACAATATTTTAGCACTGTTTGAAATTGCATCGTTATTCATTTGTGACCTAGAGCACAATTGAGTATTTAACACTTATTAAATAAGTTCATACTTATTACAAAGATAATATATACTCGTGATTTATATGATTTGGACTTGTTTGGTGAGGAACTTCTATGAGTAACACTTTTGCAACTTCCAACGACATACTAGAAAAACGCCATTTTCCTTTTATACCATCTCGGTTTTTGTGTTAGCAGTAAAAGGTGCGGAAAAAATTTTCCTAGTAACTAGAGAAAAAGGAAATAAAAAATGCCTAATATCCATAAGAGTTTAAGTATTTTGGGTCATACATACTTTAAGATGATTTGTATATTAAATGAAGAAGAATGCTGAAGCTGATAAGCCATTTACTCTTAATTCTCATTTTAGAGAAAGGTTGGAGGGCTATCCCTTTAAAAAGATACCTTATAATTAAATCATGAAACATAATCAAAAAAGAGAAATGATGGAGAACATGATATTTTCCACATTTAATTAATTACTTTTCCTTATGGATAATTATTGAACCGCCACCAATTGCAGCTGTCGCATCTGCATTATCAGAGTCACCGTTCTGATTGTCATAGATGATTTCATCGGTAGCTTCATTCCATATTTTCATCCTGAATTTGTCACCGTCGTCGTCAATGGCACTTAGCATGAAGGTATACTCGCCTTCTCCATTGATGGTTCCAGTACCCTTATACATAGCCTTAGAACCTGCAATAACAAGCCATTCATAGCTTGTTGACTTGAAGGTAAGATCTGCAACCTGGAACTGGAATTCCGTATTACCTGTTGGTACAGTTGCTCCATTTTTATATTTAGACACAAAACCAAATGTTGCTTTGCCAGTAAGAGTTGGATCTGTTATATACGCATCCAATGGTGAGTAAATCCAGCCACCACCTGTTACAAATCCTGCATTAGTGTCATAGATTACAACATATTGTTCAGATGTCATTGTAGCAGAATCACCGTCATCATCTGTTACTGTTAAGGTTATTTTGTATACTCCAGCATCTGTATACGAGTGAGATGTCTGATCAGCACTTATAGATAAAACACTACTAAGTTCTCTGGTATCAACGGAATTATCACCCCAATCTATAGTTATATAATGCGTATCTAAAGTTCCCACATCAGTAAAGTCTGAACTTATTGCCACAGGTTCATTTACTG
It encodes:
- a CDS encoding PKD domain-containing protein, encoding MSVRFKYIIYNTLISCIVLAMLCNNVAAITGGPDAYGYTFIDSNSENGPTYGWIEISETGNEGIPDTCSVFSKTVDIGFSFNYYGNDYSQFSFSNNGMLFLVDNAPSNWLLYYQNEPITQTPDIDGFIVSFWDNLISCNEVSPIYYQTLGTAPNRKFVVEWYDNQKFECSDSGITFETILYEGSNEILFQYKEVEFGTVYGVNNEYADFGASATVGIESPDGTDGLQYSYNVPAVFNRLAILFIPPSSNPPSNYPPLAVISLTDDVYEGSPVKFIASGSSDPDGDILTYEWDFGDGSAKSYDVNPSHVYPDNGDYLVSLAVDDGNGGSNTTNLIITVNNVAPEISSIYLPEAPVDISNSVELSATFTDDGILDTHTYVIDWGDNSISEGIKSDAGGAGTVTGKHDYEYADVYTIKLTITDKDSGSDEVISDYVVVYNPEGGFVTGGGWFDSPAGAYTPDNTGDEDLVGKASFGFVSKYKTGATVPTGSTEFQFQLADLNFKSTSYDWLVIAGQKAQYKGTGTINGEGNYGFMVTAIDADDGDKFRMKIWDKATDEVIYDNQNGDFDDADSSTAIDGGSIVVHKEK
- a CDS encoding MT-A70 family methyltransferase, which codes for MKYKLILADPPWSYKDKSGRDYKHGAAEKYDTMSLEDICNMPIQDIADKDCALFMWATTPLLPEAFKVLEAWGFKYKTTIYWRKIMSLGMGYWFRGQVEVCLVAIKGNVKAFRSQRPNFIETKARKHSQKPDQLYGLIEELEISPKIELFARERREGWDAWGNELPKTTQTLLEVAT
- a CDS encoding PKD domain-containing protein; this translates as MRKHIIILLFVAILLAFTSIVSAADITVGQWETYTVSTDLTINPGEVLDIQYSGELVILPGVTLTNNGLIDNDFQIHNYGTIANFATITNFGTITNSGTITNYGTIDTFGTIDTSGTISNFGTINRYLGSTIDDFISVLLGLFTGNPINWAPISDANGPYTGVAGTAITLDGTGSSDSDGTIVSYEWDFGDGSPSLPAPAPYLSHAYASAGTYTVTLTVTDDDGATVADTSTVEIAAADYDGSIPEFPTIALPMAAIIGLAFIFRKRE
- a CDS encoding PKD domain-containing protein; translation: MPVWDDPELVNGDPEDVKIKIPESVTPTSDSYVDVDSIFIEFDMTNVVDIALYRVVVSVKSESGCEYAEVSRDFLVRHDYFCVSFPPVCNITSISPSPAVKGETVFFNGTAIDPDTPVVAYNWTSSIDGHLSNSLNFSSSDLSVGIHTIYFSAQDYVMSCYDVWSEADSVTLIITEEAIINQNPVASISQIDFSSAVEGSPVTFDASASSDVDDDELEYRWDFNSDGTWDTGWSNTTTITNTWYDDWIGMITLEVSDGELTDSDTIDITVQNVAPTGTISGDVIDENGTATINGVISDPGINDTFDVTIEWGDGEHEIVSYPAGTTVFSKNHQYLDDDPSGTSSDDYTVTVTVTDDDGGVGTESSVVTVNNIAPEIISLSSPIDPIAVNEPITISSDFIDVGTLDTHTVSIDWGDSSVDAMELSVSSVSADQPTHSYLDAGVYRITVTVIDDDDGSDTKTSEQYVVVYDADAGFVTGGGWIYSPLDAYITDPTLTGKATFGFVSKYKKGAIVPTGNTEFQFQVADLTFKSTSYEWLVIAGSKAKYKGIGTINGEGEYTFMLSAIDADLTPSTDVDLFRMKIWNETAVIYDNQIEALEDADPTTAIGGGSIVIHQEK